GTGATTAAGGAGGTTAActcccaatgtcattcttcctcagcccagagattagaggggcaaagaacatctcagacagatgcgcagtcagctcgacttcttcagtctgcaggaaattcaagggaaacatattcacccacagagtgatgaCTATTTGGACCTCAtcccagggagagtgagaggtgaacatcaggggaggatttgaaagatctgttgtggaacagaatcactggcagggttcagccggcctgagttgactctctactgtactctaggtgtgttataaattcactaagtaacAGAGACAGTGCTTAAGATAGAACTGATTCATTTGTCACAGAtctagtcccattaaaggtgaatatgcagcagaagaaactcctcccatgcccagtgaccagggtgcagaactgggtgtggtgagcagcagcaataattgcagagttcaacaCTTACAATCACTCTCAAAATagcattcagcaatggtgatggacaaatatccagcatgaagcttattgaaactttctcccctgtgtgaatCCGGTAGTGTGTTGtaagtgtaacacactgtaaggtttcactgctaatgtaatgacctctctgtaatgtttcactgctgaggtagtggtttctctgcagcagcaatgtttaggatacaaatagagataacagggttttggagtgctgcgctatccaatgacagaaatgttctttcttgtgagtctgaatGAGAGAATTTCATGGGCTTTTGCTGTGGAGAGATGAGAAGCCACAAATGGGGAGAGTGGGCCCTTTtttttactttactaaccctatagtcaaagtaagaattatgaaTCACatcttgtgtactgtttgttattttggggtattgatttgtaacaggggacgcgGCGCAGCATCCACACACATTTGGCCGAGCtagggggctatcaccccctatattaagctgctagccggagtgagagttacataaggttagatgactgagtgaatacatTCCCACATTAACAGGAGGttaacggcctctctccagtgtgaactgactggtgtgtcagtaggcgagatgaccgagtgaatcccttcccacagtctgagcaggtgaatggcctctcacctgTGTGAATTCGCTcatgtaccttcaattgagatgattgagtgaatcccttcccacagaatatgcaggtgaacggcctctccccagtgtgaactgactggtgtgcttgtaggccagctaactgtgtgaatcccttcccacagtctgagcaggtgaatggcctctccccagtgtgtactcgctgatgtaccttcaattgagatgaccgagtgaatcccttcccacagtctgagcagttgaatggcctctccccagtgtgaactaaatGGTGTGCTTGTAGAGtagctaactgtgtgaatcccttcccacagtctgagcaagtgaacggcctctccccagtgtgaactcgctgatggaccttcagttgagatgacgaagtgaatcccttcccacagtccaagcaggtgaatggcctctccccagtgagaactcgctgatgtaccttcagttgagatgaccgagtgaatcccttcccacagtctgagcaggtgaatggccactctccagtgtgaactgactggtgtgtcagtaggcaagatgatagagtgaatcccttcccacagactgagcaggtgaatggcctctcgccagtgtgaactgaaTGGTGTGCTTGCAGGCtagataactgtgtgaatcccttaccacagtctgagcagttgaacggcctctcgccagtgtgaactgactggtgtgcttgcaggccagataactgtgtgaatcccttcccacagtctgagcaggtgaacggcctctccccagagtgaactcgctgatgtaccttcagttgagatgacaaagtgaatcccttcccacagtttgagcagatgaatggcctctctccagagtgaactgactgatgtaccttcagttgagatgaccgaatgaaccccttcccacattctaagcagttgaacggccactctccagtgtgaactgactggtgtgcttgcaggttagctaactgtgtgaatcccttcccacagtctgagcaggtgaatggcctctccccagtgtgaactcgctgatgtactttcagtttAGATGATgaattgaatcccttcccacagtctgagcaagtgaacggcctctccccagtgtgaactcgctggtgtgcttgtaggttagctaactgtgtgaatcccttcccacagtctgagcagttgaacggcctctccccagtgtgaacagactggtgtgcttgtaggccAGCTaattgtgtgaatcccttcccacagtctgagcaggtgaatggcctctctccagtgtgaattcgctgatgtatcttcagttgggatgagtaggtgaatcccttcccacagtctgagcaggtgagcggcctctcctcagtgtgaactcgctggtgagccatgaagtcagatgaccgagtgaatccttccccacaaattcagcagatgaccagcctctgcccagtgtgaactgactggtgtgtccacaggtgggaagacgactgaatcccttctcactcacagaacaggtgaatggccttgtccagtgtgaacttgctgatgtacattCAGTTGAGAAGACCCACTGAATCCATTCTCACAGTCTGAGcaaatgaacggcctctccccgtgtAAAATTTCCGCTTtgccagtcggtcagatgaccaagtgaatccctccccacagcctgagcaggaaggatgatcgagtgaatcccttgctccacttcttaaatatctggacagagacagcaaaattgGCATGTTGTGTTCGAAATTCCCGTAGATAAATTCCTTGTTTTtagcctgtaaaaagatttacaaaatccatcaatgtgtgTGGGGCAACTTTTcatatgagatcacttgagttgtcacGGTGTGATCTGGCAACACACTCTTACAGTGAAggtcaacccaagttggagagagaaatcatcttctaactgggcacagtgctggtatctggaatgaccatcaaactctctgatgctcttcctgtctctttaAGAATGGGGcatctctcccatctccaatctgtgacctggctcagtttgactctcgccATTGGTATTgctccctgttcctgctgagcagcACGGGCTCCTGGCCCCACTGTAACTGAaatactctcacacaaatagcctgcagtgtgttccacgcacccaccactctctgggtaaaaatcttacccctgacatcctctcggTATCTATTTctaagcaccataaaactatgccccttcgtgttagccatttcagccctgggaataaacctctgcctatccacatgatcaatgcccttcatcatcctatacacgtaaaaaaggctctaaacataaacaaggacaTTATACATAGCTTTGGGAAATTGTCAGAAGTATACAcgattatgagggtatagatagggtaaatgcaagcagctttttccactgaggttgggtgggatggcaaccagaggtcatgggtaagtggggaaggtgaaaatttaatgggaacatatggaaaagctctttactgaaatggtcgtgagTGTGCAATGACATGTCAGCACGTGGTGAATACGAGCTCGGTTTCACCATTTCAAAGAGGTTTTGATGGaagcctggatggtaggtgtatggagggtgatggtttCGGTGCAGTTAGTTGCAatagacagcttaaatgtttttttggcattgactagatgggctaaatggcctgtttccattttGAACGTCTCCATTattctatgacagagaagctggacaaacttgtttggaagggaaaaggttgGTGTGACAactgagcagcaatggctggagtttctgggagcaattcggcaGCTGAGTGATCGACATATCCCAAAgaagtgaaagcattggaaaCCAGGAGGACACAACCATAGTTGAATTGAGAagctaaagccaacataaaagccaaagagagggcaaacaaaagagcaaaatctATTGGGAAgctagaaaccaacagaagacaatgaaaatgttcagatgagctcagggcatggatgatgattaatgagtcttggtagcacccaaagtctgaggcatttaaaggaacaaaatatccggggcttCAATATAGCCAGAAAGCCAAgattccctgcaccagttacgtTTCAACTGTTACATTGTTAGGCACATACAAACACCATATCCTCAAAATtgcacttctgaaggcctcccacttacaaagtACTCCTTTGTCAGTAAACagcttgtcccaatccacacttgtcagatcctttctgataccatcaaaattgacctttatCCAATaaagaatctcaacccatggtccagacctctcttttttcatctttattttgaatttcatggcattatgatcactaacttctgtcaccagccctgatCATTGCtgaacagcttattgcacacttctacatcaggaATTTTACGTAccaattaagggcacatttgacaaactctaccccatctaatccttttacagtatgtgagtcccagtcaatatatggaaagttaaaatcgcttacaatctcaacctttgtttcttggcatggtccGTGATcgctctgcaaatttgttcctctaaatccctccacCTGTTGGGTGAAACCAAGTCCctataatggctacaatatcataattccctgtcctgagctcatctggctttcctacaatgcttcttgcattgtgatatacacagctcagcacattcatcgcaccatactcaaccatttgattgctgactctgtctgaggtctgaacaatatctgactggtatcaagaaaacaaactctccctcattatcacaaaaacaaaggagctgattgtggaggaCAGGAGTAGTGGAGACACAGATAAGGGCATCACCCTGGGACTAGAGACCAACCGACAGCTTCTCCAGTTTCTGAATCCCCAGTGGTGGGCACTTAATCTGGACTCCACCGCGTTTGAACCCCTTCCTTCAGCGGCTGACcctcatgtgactctgtgctaTGACCCTATGGGGTGCTCATTGAGGAAAGCCAATATTATGCACCCCTCGAGCGAGAGAAGTTCCCAGTCATGGTgattggacaggattaaggaaaagagGGCAGCACTTTACTGGCCGAAGTTCCGGATTTCCTTTTGTGACAGACAGGACTGGTGGCTCCCCGTACCATCGttagggtttgccctgggttcaagtCAAAGAGCCCAGAGTTCCTTGCCTTCACCCTGaggaaacaagcctccagcagcgagggagactggcaagacttggccgTGGGCCAACTCCGATACTGGAAGGACTTTGAGGTGAAGACAGGACATCTGGTAAGACTCTCTTTTAATATTGACTGAACCCAAGACATTGCACACAATCTCTGCTCAATTTCAGACAAAATGAAGTTGACTGCACCAACTGCCCCCCATACAGATCACCATGAAAggaggacagactctcccatccattccgcaataccccctctagcctgaGGAAACTTTTTATGaggatggaagctcttttgtggatccagcagggaaacgatgcaatagtgacggacagtgaagtaattgaacaggcctcttttgaagcagctgtctctgcccagaaggctgagctgtttgctctgactcgtgcctgtatcccagcaacagactaaagtgggaacgtttacacagactcccgttatgcatttgggattgtacatgactacggggctctctgggaacatggggattcctgtcttcctctggccacccccattagtaatgccacctttgtaaacaacttacacaccgctctacagctacctcgagcTTTGGCTGTTATTAAATGAGCGGCCCACACCTGCATGTCTGACTAGGTCACTAAATGCAATGCTTTAGCGGAAGAGACAGCGAAAAGTGCGGCACAATCCTAGTAGTTGTAGTCTCCTCGGGTTCCCATCAGGCAACCCTCTGTGACTTAAGCAGAACACGTTGCCAGACATGCGGGAGGTACATTCTTTTCATGGGGACATCTCTGAGGAGGAGCGCAAAttgtggtcccagatggggtgccagaaagaACCAACCTAGCTTTTTGGATTACTCCAAagggacaggtttgtgttcctatacagtttttaccaatattggtcGATCATATACATGATTTgacacacctgggaaaggaggAAATGGTTGGAAACCTGTACCCTGCACATCGGGTATGACACCCTTGCCAGGTGGATCTTTTTCATGTCTACAAGTggattttattgaattgcctagagtacattgctatagatactgcttagttattatagatgtgtttagtagatgCATTGAAGCTATTCCAATTACCAATAATACTGCTATGTCTGTTGTGAAGATATTATTATGGGAAATAATTCCCAAGTAAGGCCTGCCAGAGATGCTCTCTcacaatggcccacactttgtggTGAAATTAAACAAAGGGGTACTAAACgaactagctatcaagcaacaattccactgtgtacaccacaCACAGGCTGCTGGCATAGTGGAAAGAGCCAATAgcactctgaagagtaaagtggccagactaacagtggagactggactcacttgtTTGAAGGTACGACCATTAGC
The window above is part of the Hypanus sabinus isolate sHypSab1 unplaced genomic scaffold, sHypSab1.hap1 scaffold_336, whole genome shotgun sequence genome. Proteins encoded here:
- the LOC132388506 gene encoding zinc finger protein 226-like, which produces MAHQRVHTEERPLTCSDCGKGFTYSSQLKIHQRIHTGERPFTCSDCGKGFTQLAGLQAHQSVHTGERPFNCSDCGKGFTQLANLQAHQRVHTGERPFTCSDCGKGFNSSSKLKVHQRVHTGERPFTCSDCGKGFTQLANLQAHQSVHTGEWPFNCLECGKGFIRSSQLKVHQSVHSGERPFICSNCGKGFTLSSQLKVHQRVHSGERPFTCSDCGKGFTQLSGLQAHQSVHTGERPFNCSDCGKGFTQLSSLQAHHSVHTGERPFTCSVCGKGFTLSSCLLTHQSVHTGEWPFTCSDCGKGFTRSSQLKVHQRVLTGERPFTCLDCGKGFTSSSQLKVHQRVHTGERPFTCSDCGKGFTQLATLQAHHLVHTGERPFNCSDCGKGFTRSSQLKVHQRVHTGERPFTCSDCGKGFTQLAGLQAHQSVHTGERPFTCIFCGKGFTQSSQLKVHERIHTGERPFTCSDCGKGFTRSSRLLTHQSVHTGERPLTSC